Proteins found in one Apostichopus japonicus isolate 1M-3 chromosome 16, ASM3797524v1, whole genome shotgun sequence genomic segment:
- the LOC139983685 gene encoding uncharacterized protein: MARHTRRDCSIQLQLSSGANVFEYLKSLSINPADHLTAVQALPGGKVDVTFLSEDVKRRFWPTISSSTNVTATSYADTVKVVSVLHVPHELNDNAVRFVLGKFGKVICGRFLTHRDYPSLYNGVRQYKMELTTDIPSSLNLGGRDCWVRYAGQPRTCLKCGKCGHEAKECDVTKCYKCLQFGHVVRNCTADQKCTTCGKPGHSFRNCPVSFSNKLKCSTAWIRGGAEVAEEQQIQECGVEKGCQSVTQEKTSLVSSDAIDDVTTSDDSTEVIPETPTDFTLSGMEGESVLQDLVSGQCWADSQPDTPAQEPDLMDVQVDVHHTPATKHVKKGSDEDMSPFIEVRRGLKRPPSSPPRRSRSLPRFTPAVQRARDIVRASNVITEEKPWYECPSNGCSMKFRSFRDALCHLKDRHPGDKPQRFQCPLRMCATGCNSPSEWANHLATKHPDFVTQHDVHWFDTYFLLDV; the protein is encoded by the coding sequence atggcACGCCATACGAGAAGAGATTGCAGTATCCAACTTCAACTTAGTTCTGGAGCAAATGTTTTTGAGTATCTGAAGTCCCTGAGTATCAATCCTGCTGACCATTTGACTGCTGTCCAGGCCCTTCCTGGTGGAAAAGTGGATGTAACGTTTTTGAGTGAAGATGTTAAACGACGCTTCTGGCCAACAATTAGTTCATCGACGAATGTCACTGCTACATCATATGCTGATACAGTGAAAGTAGTATCTGTGCTCCATGTACCACATGAACTGAATGACAATGCGGTTAGATTTGTTCTCGGCAAGTTTGGCAAGGTGATCTGTGGCCGCTTTCTCACCCACAGAGACTACCCGAGTTTGTACAACGGTGTACGTCAGTATAAGATGGAGTTGACAACAGACATCCCGTCCTCACTTAATCTTGGGGGTCGTGATTGCTGGGTGAGGTATGCTGGTCAACCTCGTACATGCCTCAAGTGCGGAAAGTGCGGACATGAAGCGAAGGAGTGCGACGTCACGAAATGTTACAAATGCCTCCAGTTTGGACATGTTGTCAGAAATTGCACTGCTGACCAGAAGTGTACCACCTGTGGAAAACCAGGCCACAGCTTCAGAAATTGTCCTGTGTCCTTTTCCAACAAGTTGAAGTGCTCTACGGCTTGGATTAGAGGAGGAGCTGAAGTTGCAGAGGAACAGCAAATTCAGGAGTGCGGTGTTGAAAAGGGTTGTCAGTCTGTTACCCAAGAGAAGACCTCCCTTGTTTCGTCCGACGCAATCGATGACGTCACCACATCAGACGACTCTACTGAGGTGATCCCAGAGACCCCGACCGACTTTACCCTGTCTGGTATGGAAGGGGAATCTGTGCTCCAAGATTTGGTCTCCGGACAGTGCTGGGCTGATTCCCAACCGGATACACCAGCACAAGAACCAGATTTGATGGACGTTCAGGTTGATGTGCACCATACGCCTGCCAcaaaacatgttaaaaaggGTTCGGATGAAGATATGTCTCCCTTCATCGAGGTTCGCCGCGGCCTGAAAAGACCGCCATCTTCGCCACCGAGAAGGTCTCGCTCCTTACCAAGGTTTACACCGGCGGTACAAAGAGCGAGGGATATTGTTCGTGCCTCGAATGTAATTACCGAAGAAAAGCCGTGGTATGAATGTCCCTCCAATGGATGTAGTATGAAGTTTCGTTCTTTTCGTGACGCGCTTTGCCATTTGAAAGATCGTCACCCTGGTGATAAACCGCAGAGATTTCAGTGCCCCTTAAGAATGTGTGCTACCGGGTGCAACAGTCCAAGCGAGTGGGCGAACCACCTAGCGACGAAACACCCTGATTTTGTTACGCAGCACGATGTCCATTGGTTCGACACGTATTTTCTTTTGGATGTGTAA